A stretch of the Actinomyces faecalis genome encodes the following:
- a CDS encoding alpha-N-arabinofuranosidase, whose product MRTTESAPSPQAPRAVVNLDVPGPTISRHIYGHFAEHLGRCIYDGFFVGKDSQIPNVDGLRTDVIDALKAIDIPNLRWPGGCFADEYHWRDGIGPVDQRPTMVNTNWGDVVEDNSFGTHEFMHLCELLETEPYITGNVGSGTVQEMSEWVDYLTRDGDSPMARLRRANGREEPWKVPFFGIGNESWGCGGNMTPQTYAAEARRYATYVRNHGGNKITRVACGPNTDDYQWTDVLMRDLVDCATCPKAEPGPYQAISLHHYTFTHSFQDKGQATRFSTAEWYNTFTHAWWMDELLTHHSTIMDRYDPYRKVGLVVDEWGAWWDVEPGTNPAFLYQQNTLRDALIASLTFDIFHRHSERVIMANLAQTVNVLQSPVLTDPETGQMILTPTYYVLLMNKGHHDARRLDLHWVDELPTLDTGATTPLQLVSASASGKDGAVLTSLSNLDARDSHTLRLDLRGQEVTGSSAQILTAPELNSHNTAQAPDVVVPAAFTDYQLADSVLTVTLPRASFVTLSLTLG is encoded by the coding sequence GTGCGCACCACCGAGAGCGCCCCATCACCCCAGGCCCCACGCGCCGTCGTCAACCTCGACGTGCCCGGCCCCACCATCTCCCGTCACATCTATGGCCACTTTGCCGAGCACCTAGGCCGGTGCATCTATGACGGGTTCTTCGTCGGCAAGGACTCCCAGATCCCCAACGTGGACGGCCTGCGCACCGACGTCATCGATGCCCTCAAGGCGATCGACATTCCCAACCTGCGCTGGCCCGGCGGATGCTTCGCCGACGAGTACCACTGGCGCGACGGCATCGGCCCGGTTGATCAGCGTCCCACGATGGTCAACACCAACTGGGGAGACGTCGTCGAAGACAACTCCTTCGGCACCCACGAGTTCATGCACCTATGCGAACTGCTGGAGACCGAGCCCTACATCACCGGCAACGTCGGCTCGGGCACGGTCCAGGAGATGAGCGAGTGGGTCGACTACCTCACGCGCGACGGCGACTCCCCCATGGCCCGCCTGCGCCGCGCCAACGGACGCGAGGAGCCCTGGAAGGTCCCCTTCTTCGGGATCGGCAACGAGAGCTGGGGCTGCGGCGGCAACATGACGCCACAGACCTACGCTGCCGAGGCCCGCCGCTACGCCACCTACGTGCGCAACCACGGCGGCAACAAGATCACGCGCGTCGCCTGCGGCCCCAACACCGACGACTACCAGTGGACTGACGTGCTCATGCGGGACCTGGTGGACTGCGCCACCTGCCCCAAGGCCGAGCCTGGCCCCTACCAGGCCATCAGCCTGCACCACTACACCTTCACCCACTCCTTCCAGGACAAGGGACAGGCCACGCGATTCTCCACCGCCGAGTGGTACAACACCTTCACCCACGCCTGGTGGATGGACGAGCTCCTCACCCACCACTCCACGATCATGGACCGCTACGACCCCTACCGGAAGGTCGGCCTGGTCGTGGACGAGTGGGGCGCCTGGTGGGACGTCGAGCCAGGCACCAACCCGGCCTTCCTGTACCAGCAGAACACGCTGCGCGATGCTCTCATCGCCTCGCTCACCTTCGACATCTTCCACCGTCACAGTGAACGCGTCATCATGGCCAACCTCGCCCAGACGGTCAACGTCTTGCAGTCCCCAGTCCTCACCGATCCCGAGACCGGGCAGATGATCCTGACGCCCACCTACTACGTGCTCCTGATGAACAAGGGGCACCATGATGCCCGGCGTCTGGACCTGCACTGGGTTGACGAGCTGCCCACGCTTGACACCGGGGCTACCACTCCACTCCAGCTGGTCTCTGCCTCTGCCTCCGGCAAGGACGGGGCGGTGCTGACCTCGTTGAGCAACCTGGACGCGCGCGACTCCCACACTCTGCGCCTGGACCTGCGCGGGCAGGAAGTCACGGGATCCAGTGCTCAGATCCTCACCGCCCCCGAGCTTAACTCTCACAACACGGCCCAGGCGCCCGACGTCGTCGTTCCCGCCGCCTTCACGGATTACCAGCTGGCCGACAGCGTGCTGACAGTGACGCTGCCACGCGCATCTTTCGTCACGTTGAGCCTGACGTTGGGATGA
- a CDS encoding ATP-binding protein has product MLRSFPAITIQGPRQAGKSTLARMLVGEEATIATLDDEETRAALSADPKAFLDQHRNSTLVLDEVQRLPSLLLELKASIDRDRQPGRFVLTGSVNLLHVSGIEESLAGRIVDLPLRPLSVGEVLDASDDFVGAVVSGTIDIPTVSSTWTRSDYLTAMETGGYPELQGMSQRMRRRWIDAYLARVLSRDVASVPGGSNPERLHSTLRLLAANQSGELVKARLAQAAGYPETMVTGYMDALRSVYLLDVLRPWTQNLTKREVGRPKVSVADPALAMHLAGQSAASLTPLTADGVGALLEGFVTSQLRAQQGWSEEDFNLFHYRDRSGKEVDLIIELHDGRVIGIEVKASSSYRAEQFAGLQFLRERLGERFIGGFVLGMSDHGYQYAERLWGLPISALWASPGPGRR; this is encoded by the coding sequence ATGCTCCGCTCGTTCCCTGCCATCACCATCCAGGGGCCCAGGCAGGCAGGAAAAAGCACTCTTGCCAGGATGCTGGTGGGCGAGGAGGCAACCATCGCCACCCTCGACGATGAGGAGACTCGCGCCGCGCTGTCGGCAGACCCCAAGGCTTTTCTTGACCAGCACCGCAACAGCACCCTCGTCCTTGACGAGGTTCAGCGTCTTCCCAGCCTCCTGCTTGAACTCAAGGCAAGCATCGATCGCGATCGCCAACCTGGACGATTCGTCCTGACGGGCTCAGTCAACCTTCTTCACGTCTCTGGGATCGAGGAGTCCTTGGCCGGACGCATCGTTGACCTACCTCTGCGACCGTTGAGCGTGGGCGAAGTCCTTGACGCGTCCGACGACTTCGTGGGGGCCGTTGTCTCTGGGACCATCGACATACCCACAGTGAGCTCAACCTGGACTCGCTCTGATTACCTCACCGCGATGGAGACCGGCGGCTATCCCGAGCTCCAGGGCATGAGCCAGCGCATGCGACGTCGATGGATCGACGCCTACCTGGCACGGGTTCTCAGTCGGGATGTCGCCAGCGTCCCTGGCGGTTCCAACCCAGAGCGTCTTCACTCCACCCTACGTCTGCTCGCCGCCAACCAGAGCGGAGAGCTAGTCAAGGCAAGGCTCGCCCAGGCTGCGGGATACCCCGAGACGATGGTGACTGGCTACATGGACGCGTTGCGCTCGGTCTACCTGCTTGACGTCCTGCGCCCCTGGACCCAAAATCTCACGAAGCGTGAGGTAGGTCGCCCCAAGGTCAGCGTCGCAGACCCCGCACTGGCGATGCACCTAGCCGGCCAGTCCGCCGCCTCGCTGACCCCCCTGACAGCCGATGGAGTTGGCGCGCTATTGGAAGGTTTCGTCACTAGTCAGCTACGAGCCCAGCAGGGCTGGAGCGAGGAGGACTTCAACCTTTTCCACTACCGGGACCGCAGTGGCAAAGAGGTCGACCTCATTATCGAGCTTCATGACGGTCGAGTCATCGGCATCGAGGTCAAGGCCTCATCCTCCTACAGGGCTGAGCAGTTTGCCGGGCTCCAGTTCCTGCGCGAACGTCTAGGTGAGCGCTTCATCGGCGGATTCGTCCTGGGGATGTCCGATCACGGATACCAGTACGCCGAACGACTGTGGGGGCTCCCCATCTCTGCTTTGTGGGCCAGCCCCGGGCCGGGCCGCCGATGA
- a CDS encoding acetylxylan esterase, producing MAFYDLPLEELESYRPEIVEPADLDSFWSATLADHAFDPASVTAVPVDSALRTVVVHDVTFGGYAGDPIKAWLVTPADAQEPLPAVVEFLGMGGGRGFSFEHLRWASAGYAHLVMDTRGEGGHWGSGGETPDPHGNGPMVAGFVTRGIQDPEGYLWRRLFTDAHHAVEAAATLPQVDASRITVTGVSQGGGMTIAAAALNHRVIAAMPDVPFMAHLQRAVGLTDAGPYPDVVRFLHTHRDEAEQVMRTLSYFDGAALARRAQAPALFSTGLMDTTCPPSTVFAARNKWGELADGGGTAGTATRPAADIRVYPYNGHEGGEAYQWREQVAWLADLLATTPA from the coding sequence ATGGCTTTCTATGACCTACCGCTTGAGGAGCTGGAGTCCTACCGCCCCGAGATCGTCGAACCCGCCGACCTCGACAGCTTCTGGTCCGCCACCTTGGCAGACCACGCCTTCGACCCGGCCAGCGTGACCGCGGTTCCGGTCGACTCGGCGCTGCGCACCGTCGTCGTCCACGACGTCACCTTCGGAGGGTACGCCGGCGATCCCATCAAGGCCTGGCTGGTCACGCCTGCGGATGCGCAGGAGCCGTTGCCAGCCGTCGTCGAGTTCCTCGGCATGGGAGGAGGCCGCGGCTTCTCCTTCGAGCACCTGCGCTGGGCGAGTGCCGGCTACGCCCACCTGGTCATGGACACGCGCGGCGAGGGTGGGCACTGGGGCTCAGGCGGCGAGACTCCTGACCCTCACGGCAACGGCCCGATGGTCGCCGGTTTCGTCACCCGAGGCATCCAGGACCCGGAAGGCTACCTGTGGCGCCGCCTGTTCACCGACGCGCACCACGCCGTCGAGGCGGCTGCGACGCTCCCCCAGGTTGACGCCAGCAGGATCACCGTCACCGGCGTCTCCCAGGGCGGCGGCATGACGATCGCCGCCGCGGCCCTGAACCACCGCGTCATCGCGGCCATGCCTGACGTCCCCTTCATGGCTCACCTGCAGCGCGCCGTCGGACTGACAGACGCCGGCCCCTACCCGGACGTCGTGCGCTTCCTGCACACCCACCGCGACGAGGCCGAGCAGGTCATGCGGACCCTGTCCTACTTCGACGGTGCGGCGCTGGCGCGCCGGGCACAGGCCCCCGCACTGTTCTCCACCGGCCTGATGGACACCACCTGCCCACCGTCGACCGTCTTTGCCGCCCGCAACAAGTGGGGAGAGCTGGCTGACGGGGGCGGTACGGCAGGCACGGCCACCCGGCCAGCGGCTGACATCCGGGTGTACCCGTACAACGGCCACGAGGGCGGCGAGGCCTACCAGTGGCGTGAGCAGGTGGCCTGGCTCGCGGACCTGCTCGCCACTACCCCAGCCTGA
- a CDS encoding right-handed parallel beta-helix repeat-containing protein: MSPVLHVSPSGSDAADGSVEAPFRTINRAVAAAYPGDTVQIHEGVYREWVKPTRTGRSDDRRITFEAAPGEHAVIKGSEQVTDWVQEGGSESTVWRAEVPNTLFGEFNPFAIEVEGDWTVYASRTAPRKHLGDVYLNGKSFYEVTSREEVDTAERRTEDYDRWTGVAESVREPDQTPYVWFAEVGAEVTTIWANFRGADPREELVEINVRRSVFYPTVHHVNYITVRGLELAQAATPWAPPTADQPGLIGPNWAKGWVIEDCDIHDAKCSAVSLGKESSSGHNWATERLDKPGYQYQLEAVYSAFHIGWSRDLIGSHVVRRNHIHDCGQNAVVGHLGCVFSTIEDNHIHHIATKHEFYGYEIAGIKLHAALDTVIRHNLIEECTLGIWLDWEAQGTRVTRNVFRNNARDLFIEVSHGPYVVDHNVFSSDVSLEGHSQGGAYVNNLVLGVVANQPIIERPTPYHLPHSTQPAGYAAIRGGDDRYIGNLFLSTVGEKSFVNPPSHRKISNGTALFDGHPAGVEAYLELVNDPSKGDHERFEGAPLPVFIRDNAYGNEAPAYESEERPVHIGQASAHLEVEGEEVYLVADLPEAIATTSVKTVAGTDLGRAWYPDQTFENPDGSALFADVDLVGKVKDHESSYPAGPLASLKAGSSRVRVW; encoded by the coding sequence ATGTCCCCTGTTCTTCATGTTTCGCCTTCTGGCTCCGACGCCGCTGACGGTTCGGTGGAGGCTCCGTTCCGTACGATCAACCGGGCTGTGGCTGCGGCCTACCCGGGTGACACCGTCCAGATCCACGAGGGTGTCTACCGTGAGTGGGTCAAGCCCACCCGTACCGGTCGCAGTGACGACCGCCGGATCACCTTTGAGGCCGCTCCTGGTGAGCACGCTGTCATCAAGGGTTCCGAGCAGGTGACTGACTGGGTGCAGGAGGGAGGCTCGGAGTCCACGGTGTGGAGGGCCGAGGTCCCCAACACCCTGTTCGGTGAGTTCAACCCCTTTGCGATCGAGGTCGAGGGCGACTGGACCGTCTACGCCTCGCGAACCGCCCCGCGCAAGCACCTGGGCGATGTCTACCTCAACGGTAAGAGCTTCTATGAGGTGACCAGCCGCGAGGAGGTGGATACCGCCGAGCGCCGCACCGAGGACTACGACCGCTGGACCGGCGTGGCCGAGTCGGTGCGCGAGCCTGACCAGACGCCTTACGTCTGGTTTGCTGAGGTTGGTGCTGAGGTGACGACGATCTGGGCGAACTTCCGGGGTGCGGACCCGCGTGAGGAGCTGGTGGAGATCAACGTGCGCCGCAGCGTCTTCTACCCCACGGTCCACCACGTCAACTACATCACCGTGCGTGGTCTGGAGCTGGCTCAGGCCGCCACGCCGTGGGCTCCTCCGACGGCGGACCAGCCTGGTCTGATCGGCCCGAACTGGGCCAAGGGCTGGGTCATCGAGGACTGCGACATCCACGACGCCAAGTGCTCGGCCGTCTCCCTGGGCAAGGAGAGCTCCTCCGGGCACAACTGGGCCACCGAGCGCCTGGACAAGCCCGGCTACCAGTACCAGCTCGAGGCCGTGTACTCCGCCTTCCACATCGGCTGGTCGAGGGACCTGATCGGCTCGCACGTGGTGCGTCGTAACCACATTCACGACTGCGGGCAGAACGCGGTGGTGGGGCACCTGGGCTGCGTGTTCTCCACGATCGAGGACAACCACATCCACCACATCGCGACCAAGCACGAGTTCTACGGCTACGAGATCGCGGGTATCAAGTTGCACGCGGCTCTGGACACGGTGATCCGGCACAACCTCATCGAGGAGTGCACGCTGGGTATCTGGCTGGACTGGGAGGCCCAGGGCACGCGCGTGACCCGTAACGTCTTCAGGAACAATGCTCGTGACCTGTTCATCGAGGTCAGCCACGGCCCCTACGTCGTCGACCACAACGTCTTCTCCTCGGACGTGTCCCTGGAGGGGCACTCCCAGGGCGGCGCCTACGTCAACAACCTCGTTCTCGGCGTGGTCGCCAACCAGCCGATCATCGAGCGTCCGACGCCCTACCACCTGCCCCACTCCACGCAGCCTGCCGGCTACGCCGCCATCCGAGGCGGGGACGACCGTTACATCGGCAACCTCTTCCTGTCCACGGTGGGGGAGAAGTCCTTCGTCAACCCGCCGTCGCACCGCAAGATCTCTAACGGCACGGCGCTGTTCGACGGCCACCCGGCCGGAGTCGAGGCCTACCTGGAGCTCGTCAACGACCCCTCCAAGGGTGATCACGAGCGCTTCGAGGGCGCGCCGCTGCCTGTCTTCATCCGGGACAACGCCTACGGCAACGAGGCACCTGCCTACGAGTCCGAGGAGCGGCCGGTGCACATCGGCCAGGCCAGTGCCCATCTGGAGGTGGAGGGCGAGGAGGTCTACCTCGTCGCCGACCTGCCGGAGGCCATCGCGACCACCTCGGTCAAGACCGTTGCAGGTACTGACCTGGGACGGGCCTGGTACCCGGACCAGACGTTTGAGAACCCGGATGGTAGCGCGTTGTTCGCGGACGTGGACCTGGTGGGTAAGGTCAAGGACCACGAGTCGTCCTACCCGGCTGGTCCGCTCGCCTCGCTGAAGGCTGGTTCCAGTCGCGTGCGGGTGTGGTGA
- a CDS encoding carbohydrate ABC transporter permease codes for MLKRHGGQRPNILGGLFGWLWLAVAVVPIYYIVVTSLRSQADYYVENPLSLPSNPTLRAYISVFQNDFATYFINSVLVTLATVAIVLIISFMASYVIVRSRTRFSDRIFSLFLLGIAIPIQATIVPVYYLIVRLGLYDTLWALILPSIAFAIPISVLILTNFLRDVPKELFESMRVDGATDWQMLWRLAAPLSKPALVTVGIYDALNVWNGFLFPLILTQSADKRVLPLSLWNFQGSFSSDTPAILAAVVLSALPLIIAYAVGRRQMVAGLTAGVGK; via the coding sequence ATGCTCAAGCGTCACGGAGGGCAGCGCCCCAACATCCTGGGCGGGCTGTTCGGCTGGCTGTGGCTGGCGGTCGCCGTCGTTCCTATCTACTACATCGTCGTCACCTCGCTGCGGTCGCAGGCCGACTACTACGTCGAGAACCCGCTGTCGCTGCCGAGCAACCCGACGCTGCGCGCCTACATCTCGGTGTTCCAGAACGACTTTGCCACCTACTTCATCAACTCCGTGCTGGTGACGCTGGCAACGGTGGCGATCGTCCTGATCATCTCCTTCATGGCCTCCTACGTCATCGTGCGGAGCCGTACGCGGTTCTCGGACAGGATCTTCTCCCTGTTCCTGCTTGGTATCGCTATCCCGATCCAGGCCACGATCGTCCCGGTCTACTACCTCATCGTGCGGCTCGGGCTGTATGACACCCTGTGGGCCCTCATCCTGCCCTCGATCGCCTTCGCGATCCCGATCTCGGTGCTGATCCTGACGAACTTCCTCCGTGACGTTCCCAAGGAGCTGTTCGAGTCGATGCGGGTCGACGGCGCCACTGACTGGCAGATGCTCTGGCGCCTGGCTGCGCCCCTGTCGAAGCCTGCGCTGGTGACTGTCGGTATCTATGACGCCCTCAACGTGTGGAACGGCTTCCTGTTCCCACTCATCCTGACCCAGAGCGCGGACAAGCGGGTACTGCCGCTGTCCCTGTGGAACTTCCAGGGCTCCTTCAGCTCGGACACGCCCGCGATCCTTGCCGCGGTCGTCCTGTCGGCACTGCCGCTCATCATCGCCTACGCCGTCGGGCGCCGGCAGATGGTGGCCGGTCTGACGGCCGGCGTCGGAAAGTAG
- a CDS encoding carbohydrate ABC transporter permease yields MSESLPSKKGKKLRTGPSPWIAAPALAFFGFFALIPLVGVFVLSFMSWDGLGTITFAGVDNWKAMLGNGVTQHAILLTLGMTVLCWVIQTPISLLLGVFMAGQQKYRAVLSVLYFLPLLFSATAVGIAFSALLDPNFGMSRAFGLDFLSQDFLGNPTLAFYTIMFVIAWCFVPFHSLLYQGAARQIPKSVMEAAMIDGAGRWQTFWHITLPQLRNTIVTSSTLMIVGSLTYFDLIFVMTAGGPGNATRVLPLDMYLTGFRSYNMGGAAVIGVLLVVVGLTISYLLNKLSGSSKMESTMEGAV; encoded by the coding sequence ATGAGCGAGTCCCTCCCCTCCAAGAAGGGCAAGAAGCTGCGGACGGGGCCTAGCCCCTGGATCGCGGCTCCCGCCCTGGCCTTCTTCGGATTCTTCGCCCTCATCCCGCTCGTCGGAGTCTTCGTCCTGTCCTTCATGAGCTGGGACGGGCTGGGCACCATCACCTTCGCCGGCGTGGACAACTGGAAGGCGATGCTGGGCAACGGAGTCACCCAGCACGCCATCTTGCTCACGCTCGGGATGACGGTCCTGTGCTGGGTCATCCAGACCCCGATCAGCCTCCTGCTGGGTGTCTTTATGGCCGGTCAGCAGAAGTACCGCGCCGTGCTCTCGGTGCTCTACTTCCTGCCCCTGCTCTTCTCGGCGACGGCTGTGGGTATCGCCTTCAGCGCCCTGCTCGACCCGAACTTCGGGATGTCGCGCGCCTTCGGCCTGGACTTCCTCTCGCAGGACTTCCTGGGTAACCCCACGCTCGCCTTCTACACGATCATGTTCGTGATCGCCTGGTGCTTCGTCCCCTTCCACTCGCTGCTCTACCAGGGTGCCGCCCGGCAGATCCCCAAGAGCGTGATGGAGGCGGCGATGATCGACGGCGCAGGACGCTGGCAGACCTTCTGGCACATCACCCTCCCGCAGCTGCGCAACACGATCGTCACCTCCTCGACCCTCATGATCGTGGGATCGTTGACCTACTTCGACCTCATCTTCGTCATGACGGCAGGAGGCCCAGGAAACGCCACCAGGGTGCTGCCGCTGGACATGTACCTCACCGGTTTCCGCTCCTACAACATGGGCGGTGCCGCCGTCATCGGTGTGCTGCTCGTCGTGGTGGGGCTGACGATCTCCTACCTGCTCAACAAGCTGTCGGGTAGCTCAAAGATGGAGTCGACGATGGAAGGAGCAGTCTGA
- a CDS encoding extracellular solute-binding protein, with translation MTKLVISRRQACAGFLAAGVAATLAACGGSKPGGAAGKGATAWVLTGGPEQTFRDSFDRWNKAHSDAQFATEWFANDAYKEKIRTAVGAGNAPTLLYNWAGGTLVDYVSNKQVVDITSSTADAQSRIIPALLEVGKVDGKVYALPNNNTQPVLFYYSKPAFEEVGVEVPTTWDELMALIPKFKDAGYIPIAEAGSSQWPYLMWIQYLTDRIGGPEVFNKVVAGEAGAWSDPAFTEALTKIQQMVKAGGLGDSYGSVDADGGADIALIHTGKAAMVLQGSWVYANFLTDAPDFMAAGNLGYATFPAVEGGKGDASNITGNPANYWSVSTSGDETAQKTATDYLNEELYSEAYVKALVDSGTIPAALDAEAAIEASDNAEYLSFGYELVKNAGSFQMSWDQALPPAQAQELLTNLSQIFLLQITPEQFVEKMNATLA, from the coding sequence ATGACCAAGCTCGTCATCTCACGTCGTCAGGCCTGCGCCGGTTTCCTGGCCGCCGGTGTGGCCGCCACCCTCGCGGCCTGCGGAGGCTCCAAGCCGGGTGGTGCGGCAGGCAAGGGCGCGACAGCCTGGGTGCTGACCGGTGGTCCCGAGCAGACCTTCCGCGACTCCTTCGACCGCTGGAACAAGGCCCACTCTGACGCCCAGTTCGCTACCGAGTGGTTCGCCAACGACGCCTACAAGGAGAAGATCCGCACCGCCGTCGGCGCCGGCAACGCCCCGACCCTGCTCTACAACTGGGCCGGTGGCACGCTGGTCGACTACGTCTCCAACAAGCAGGTCGTGGACATCACGAGCTCGACCGCGGACGCCCAGTCCCGCATCATCCCCGCCCTGCTGGAGGTCGGCAAGGTGGACGGCAAGGTCTACGCCCTACCCAACAACAACACCCAGCCTGTCCTCTTCTACTACTCCAAGCCTGCCTTCGAGGAGGTTGGCGTCGAGGTGCCCACGACCTGGGACGAGCTCATGGCCCTCATCCCCAAGTTCAAGGACGCCGGCTACATCCCGATCGCCGAGGCCGGCTCCTCCCAGTGGCCCTACCTCATGTGGATCCAGTACCTCACTGACCGCATCGGCGGTCCGGAGGTCTTCAACAAGGTCGTCGCCGGTGAGGCCGGAGCGTGGTCCGACCCGGCCTTCACCGAGGCGCTGACCAAGATCCAGCAGATGGTCAAGGCTGGTGGCCTGGGCGACTCCTACGGCTCGGTGGACGCCGATGGCGGCGCTGACATCGCCCTGATCCACACCGGCAAGGCGGCGATGGTGCTGCAGGGCTCCTGGGTCTACGCCAACTTCCTCACTGACGCCCCTGACTTCATGGCGGCCGGCAACCTCGGATACGCCACCTTCCCCGCCGTCGAGGGCGGTAAGGGCGACGCCTCGAACATCACCGGTAACCCTGCCAACTACTGGTCCGTGTCTACCTCGGGTGACGAGACCGCGCAGAAGACCGCTACCGACTACCTCAACGAGGAGCTCTACTCCGAGGCCTACGTCAAGGCCCTGGTGGACTCCGGAACGATCCCGGCGGCCCTGGACGCTGAGGCGGCTATCGAGGCCTCGGACAACGCGGAGTACCTCTCCTTCGGCTACGAGCTCGTCAAGAACGCCGGCAGCTTCCAGATGTCCTGGGACCAGGCGCTGCCCCCGGCACAGGCGCAGGAGCTGCTGACCAACCTCTCGCAGATCTTCCTCCTGCAGATCACGCCGGAGCAGTTCGTCGAGAAGATGAACGCGACGCTGGCATGA
- a CDS encoding LacI family DNA-binding transcriptional regulator has product MPRTRSSRPTQAMIAAATGFSIPTVSKALRADASISRKTRDLVLAAAADLGYPLPASPDASMSPGPPRQKRVAALFDTVTNAYATEILGGMLCAADELAATLQVHHIGVSADQMGPDATLLTQDLAARTADGADALILVTTPVSADIVTFAQERDLLLLSIDPATPPPPGLVTLSATNWRGGVQAAEHLISLGHRRIGIVAGPDSSTPTIERLAGFRFACARAGIEVDESLLTHGPYLYSTGVVHGSFLLETENPPTAVFALNDAIAGGILEAARRHGIRVPDDLSVIGFDDTSIASLCSPQVTVIRQPLQEIGAEAIRTVMDALNEGRSLGSPVELLTTLVVRSSTAAPAR; this is encoded by the coding sequence ATGCCGCGCACCCGCTCATCTCGCCCGACGCAGGCCATGATCGCTGCAGCCACGGGATTCTCCATCCCCACCGTGTCCAAGGCGCTGCGTGCCGACGCGTCAATCTCACGGAAGACCCGCGACCTCGTGCTGGCAGCGGCCGCAGACCTTGGTTACCCGCTTCCCGCCAGCCCGGACGCCTCGATGAGCCCTGGGCCCCCGCGCCAGAAACGCGTCGCGGCGCTCTTCGACACCGTCACCAACGCCTATGCCACCGAGATCCTCGGTGGCATGCTGTGCGCCGCTGACGAGCTCGCCGCCACGCTCCAGGTTCATCACATCGGCGTCTCGGCCGACCAGATGGGGCCGGACGCCACGCTGCTGACGCAGGATCTCGCGGCCCGGACCGCCGACGGCGCAGACGCCCTCATCCTGGTGACGACCCCGGTCAGCGCGGACATCGTCACCTTCGCCCAGGAGCGCGACCTCCTGCTGCTGTCCATCGACCCTGCCACGCCCCCGCCCCCCGGGCTCGTGACCCTGTCCGCTACCAACTGGCGTGGTGGGGTCCAGGCTGCCGAGCACCTCATCAGCCTCGGTCACCGCCGGATCGGGATCGTGGCCGGTCCCGACTCCTCGACCCCGACGATCGAGCGACTGGCAGGCTTCCGCTTTGCCTGCGCCCGCGCTGGCATCGAGGTCGACGAGAGCCTCCTGACCCACGGCCCCTACCTGTACTCCACCGGCGTGGTGCACGGGTCCTTCCTCCTGGAGACCGAGAACCCGCCCACCGCCGTCTTCGCCCTCAACGACGCGATCGCCGGAGGCATCCTCGAGGCGGCACGACGGCACGGCATCCGTGTCCCTGACGACCTGTCAGTCATCGGCTTTGACGACACCTCGATCGCCTCGCTGTGCTCCCCTCAGGTCACCGTCATCCGCCAGCCTCTTCAGGAGATCGGCGCGGAGGCCATCCGGACCGTCATGGACGCGCTCAACGAGGGGCGCAGCCTCGGTAGCCCCGTTGAGCTGCTGACGACTCTCGTCGTCCGCAGCTCAACAGCAGCGCCAGCACGCTGA